One part of the Brachyspira sp. SAP_772 genome encodes these proteins:
- a CDS encoding aldose epimerase family protein: MTKEKFGENVFLYTLENSNGLKLKLADVGASITGIFFKNKKGDNIEVAFGSDDVSFYSAKAKNGHMGATVGRVAGKTLNAAFKIGDKEYKLNPNKAPHHTHGGVDGLSYVFFTSKEIADNKIEFHYLSKDGEEGYPGNLDLTVTYTLTEDNEVIIDYKATTDKQTPVNIMNHSYFNLNGKGKINNHKISIDSNYYLPENENGDSSGEIIKVDNTPYDFRNMKEIDTIIKSKGGCDNCFVFDDNDIKKSRVKVVSEESLISLEVFTDMPSVLFYTANSLNNLQVRGQVLNKHEAFCLETQYFTLSLNYNHFPSIILYPDREFKHRTIYKFTAL, from the coding sequence ATGACAAAAGAAAAGTTTGGAGAAAACGTGTTTTTATATACATTAGAAAACAGTAATGGATTAAAATTAAAGTTAGCAGATGTTGGAGCTTCTATAACAGGTATATTTTTTAAGAACAAAAAAGGAGATAATATTGAAGTAGCTTTTGGTTCTGACGATGTTAGCTTTTATAGTGCTAAAGCAAAAAATGGTCATATGGGGGCTACTGTTGGAAGGGTTGCTGGTAAAACTTTGAACGCTGCTTTTAAAATAGGAGATAAAGAATATAAACTAAATCCAAACAAAGCACCTCATCATACGCATGGAGGAGTAGATGGTCTTTCTTATGTATTTTTTACTTCAAAAGAAATAGCTGATAACAAAATAGAGTTTCATTATTTATCAAAAGACGGTGAAGAAGGTTATCCGGGTAATTTAGATTTAACTGTTACATATACGCTTACAGAAGATAATGAAGTTATAATAGATTATAAAGCAACCACTGATAAACAAACTCCAGTAAACATAATGAACCATTCTTATTTTAATTTGAATGGAAAAGGTAAAATTAATAATCATAAAATATCAATAGATTCTAATTATTATTTGCCGGAAAATGAAAACGGAGACAGTTCTGGAGAAATTATTAAAGTTGATAATACTCCTTATGACTTTAGAAATATGAAAGAGATTGACACTATAATAAAATCCAAAGGCGGATGCGATAACTGTTTTGTATTTGATGATAATGACATAAAAAAATCTAGAGTAAAAGTTGTTTCAGAAGAGAGTTTAATATCTTTAGAAGTATTTACAGATATGCCTTCTGTTTTGTTTTACACTGCTAATTCTTTGAACAATTTACAAGTGAGAGGGCAAGTATTAAATAAACATGAGGCTTTTTGTTTGGAGACACAATATTTTACTTTATCACTAAATTATAATCATTTTCCAAGTATAATACTTTATCCAGACAGGGAGTTTAAGCATAGAACTATTTATAAGTTTACTGCTTTGTAA
- a CDS encoding Gx transporter family protein produces MTLFEEIKTHTGKRRVYDIIFFAFLSSFIAAIENMFPRPIPYFRIGFSFIIILMVLDSFNLKELLLMIAIKNISVAIVFAYILTPPFYLGITGGIMSVIVMKAMRNFKNIFSLLGVSIVGALVSNLSQAILSQYLFNLPDIKFLILPVLIISLITGSIIGIFTIIFNRE; encoded by the coding sequence ATGACACTTTTTGAAGAGATTAAAACACATACTGGAAAAAGAAGAGTTTATGATATAATATTTTTTGCTTTTTTATCTTCGTTTATTGCAGCAATAGAGAATATGTTTCCGAGGCCTATACCATATTTTAGGATAGGTTTTTCTTTTATTATTATATTAATGGTTTTAGATTCATTTAATTTAAAAGAGCTTCTTCTTATGATAGCTATAAAAAACATATCTGTTGCTATAGTGTTTGCCTATATTCTCACCCCTCCATTTTATCTTGGAATAACTGGTGGGATTATGTCGGTTATAGTAATGAAAGCTATGAGAAACTTTAAAAATATTTTTTCTCTTTTGGGTGTAAGTATTGTTGGAGCATTAGTAAGCAATTTATCACAAGCGATACTCTCACAATATCTTTTTAATTTACCAGATATAAAATTTTTAATACTTCCTGTTTTAATAATATCATTAATAACAGGGAGCATAATAGGAATATTCACTATTATTTTTAACAGAGAATAA
- a CDS encoding NusG domain II-containing protein produces MDKSIIKNIRFGDIIIILIIVISIFYYAKNLIENKGSKIIIDTPSKSLRYDLNTDREIKAEGLIGETTIIIKDKKVKFEHSPCRDKLCIKAGELKNAPIICMPNGVLIRFEKNTENDITIDSVVQ; encoded by the coding sequence ATGGACAAATCAATAATAAAAAATATTAGGTTTGGAGATATTATTATTATTTTAATTATAGTAATATCTATTTTTTATTATGCAAAAAACCTAATAGAAAACAAAGGAAGTAAAATTATCATAGATACTCCTTCAAAATCTTTAAGATATGATTTAAACACTGACAGAGAAATAAAAGCAGAAGGGCTTATTGGAGAGACTACAATTATTATAAAAGACAAAAAAGTAAAATTTGAACATTCTCCATGCCGAGATAAGCTTTGCATAAAAGCAGGCGAATTAAAAAATGCTCCTATAATATGCATGCCCAATGGAGTGTTAATAAGATTTGAAAAAAATACTGAAAATGATATAACAATAGATTCTGTTGTACAATAA
- a CDS encoding YbbR-like domain-containing protein, producing MKDIIIKRFKHKKLLSYITNRFWIKALCLVMSFMLFLYVRYQQEYNKEYTTKLNIKNLPAKLLIANNIKETITVSVKGFKDNIYELPRDFSAYIDLTNAQIGSNMYRVYLENDADYSSLNINITPNKIPVVLDQLAYKTVPIEVQTVGKASLGLEIENIIINPSNTIISGPKTLISQIDRLYTRTIDLDNKYLDYNTKLSLNIPPNVKSDTARVDASIIFNKDIEIVTFENIELNINNLNSRFNIKYSEPLIVKKIVLEMNKNLIENLKKEDISLSLNLINITNEGIYSNMSIEANIPDYAKLSYIEPSFFDIEVEKIWTNQ from the coding sequence ATGAAAGATATTATAATAAAAAGATTTAAACATAAAAAATTGTTATCCTATATAACAAATAGATTTTGGATTAAAGCTTTATGTTTAGTAATGTCTTTTATGCTTTTTTTGTATGTAAGATATCAGCAGGAATATAACAAAGAATATACTACAAAACTAAATATAAAAAATCTTCCCGCAAAACTATTAATTGCAAATAACATCAAAGAAACTATAACTGTTAGTGTAAAGGGATTTAAAGATAATATATATGAACTTCCGAGAGATTTTTCTGCTTATATAGATTTAACTAATGCACAAATTGGAAGCAATATGTATAGAGTATATTTAGAAAATGATGCTGATTATTCATCACTTAATATAAATATAACTCCAAACAAAATACCTGTAGTGTTAGATCAATTAGCATACAAAACTGTTCCTATAGAAGTACAAACTGTAGGAAAAGCATCATTGGGTCTTGAGATTGAAAATATAATCATTAACCCTTCAAATACTATAATATCAGGACCTAAAACTTTAATATCTCAAATTGATAGATTATATACCAGAACCATAGACCTTGATAATAAATATTTGGATTATAATACTAAACTTAGTTTAAACATACCGCCAAATGTGAAATCTGATACTGCTAGAGTAGATGCTAGTATAATTTTTAATAAAGATATAGAAATAGTAACTTTTGAAAATATAGAATTGAATATAAATAATTTAAATAGCAGATTCAATATAAAATACAGCGAACCTTTAATTGTGAAAAAAATTGTATTAGAAATGAATAAAAACTTAATAGAAAACTTAAAAAAAGAGGATATATCACTTTCATTAAATTTAATAAACATTACAAATGAAGGTATATATTCAAATATGTCAATAGAAGCAAATATTCCAGATTATGCTAAATTATCATATATAGAGCCTTCATTTTTTGATATAGAAGTAGAAAAAATATGGACAAATCAATAA
- the cdaA gene encoding diadenylate cyclase CdaA: protein MLYNINNFISTSNWRYLFYSLDIILVAILFYIFYMLMYNTRAYSIALGFIILFFITLIAKIFGLTTLSWLFDKFFQVGLIAIVVLFQAEIKHGLRILGGRALFKKSFGYNEDQIQKIMSATFNLSYKGYGALIVFQRNISLHSLVDKAVKINADISIELLESIFFKNNPIHDGAAIIMENRIAAASAYLPLTETEPQIKNRRLGTRHRAALGISEQTDAVVVVVSEETQCVSIVHGGILEYNLSRDELYKRLGELLEVKVD from the coding sequence ATGCTGTATAATATCAATAATTTTATATCAACTTCAAATTGGCGTTATCTTTTTTATAGTCTTGATATAATTTTAGTAGCGATATTATTCTACATTTTCTACATGCTTATGTATAATACTAGAGCATATAGCATAGCCCTAGGTTTTATAATACTTTTCTTTATCACATTAATAGCTAAAATCTTCGGACTCACTACCCTATCATGGTTATTTGATAAGTTTTTCCAAGTAGGTCTTATTGCAATAGTGGTGCTGTTTCAGGCAGAAATTAAACATGGTCTAAGAATATTAGGCGGAAGAGCGTTATTTAAAAAATCTTTCGGATACAACGAAGATCAAATACAAAAAATCATGAGTGCAACTTTTAATTTATCCTACAAAGGTTATGGTGCTTTAATAGTGTTTCAAAGAAATATATCTTTACACTCTCTTGTAGACAAGGCAGTAAAGATTAACGCTGATATATCCATAGAATTATTAGAATCTATATTTTTTAAAAATAACCCCATACATGATGGTGCTGCAATTATAATGGAAAATAGAATAGCGGCTGCAAGTGCATATTTACCCCTCACAGAAACAGAACCGCAAATAAAAAATAGAAGACTAGGTACTAGACACAGAGCTGCACTTGGTATATCTGAGCAAACTGATGCTGTTGTAGTGGTAGTCTCAGAAGAGACTCAATGCGTTTCTATTGTTCATGGCGGAATATTAGAATATAATTTAAGTAGGGACGAATTATATAAAAGGCTTGGAGAGCTTTTAGAGGTAAAAGTAGATTAA